A part of Paenibacillus sp. 481 genomic DNA contains:
- a CDS encoding DNA polymerase III subunit alpha: MNGFVHLHVHSEYSLLDGAARIEALATQAAANGMKALALTDHGVMYGTIAFYKACLKHGIKPIIGMEAYVTAGSRHERASRKEQPIYHLILLAKNKQGYRNLMKICSVGHLEGFHYKPRVDMETLQQYGEGIICLSACLGGEVSQHVLHDRLDEARAAAERYRDIFKDGFYLELQDHHLPEQKKVNIGLIALSEQTGIPLVATNDVHYIRQEDAAMQDVLICIGTGKTVEEEGRLRIPTDQLYFKSGDEMSALFRHVPEAILNTARIAEQCKVEIELGGAVLPAFEPIPEGLTAAQYLRQLCEAGLHNRYAHVSEWQDAAFQESAWQRLHYELDTIVNMGFADYFLIVWDFIRYAHEQGIMTGPGRGSSAGSLVAYTLRITNVDPLKYNLLFERFLNPERITMPDIDIDFNDERRDEVIAYVADKYGHDRVAQIITFGTMAARGAVRDVGRVLNVPYNETDRAAKLIPERIGITLEKALHVSTELREWREKQPRIRELLDMAVKVEGMPRHASTHAAGVVISQEPLTHYVPLQAASERSTLTQYSMEHLEAIGMLKMDFLGLRTLSIIERTLGWIEERTGQALDLNAVDDADEQTYTLLGRGETTGLFQLESAGVRRVLREMKPNSFEDIVSVLALYRPGPMEFIPNYILSKHGKQAVEYPHPDLEPILRDTYGIIVYQEQIMQIASRMAGFSLGEADLLRRAVSKKKREVLDQEREHFVQGSLAQGYAEAEANHVYDMIVRFADYGFPRAHAAAYGVLAFQTAFLKTHYPTPFMASMLTANMGNHRKVAEYIEDCRKQGIRLLPPDVNESKVTFTPVDGAIRFGLGAIKNVGTLAIESMLREREQKPFMDLLDFCKRVDLRVCNRRVIESLIQAGAFDSLPGHRAQLLAVLDESLEAAAKWRKEREDLQIQFLGLDEVNNWTVELPNVQPFTMAQQLELERDLLGLYLSGHPLDDYVALLAEIDTDQLVDLHDAADESECVVAGMVVSIRSIVTKAGKPMAFVEIEDRIERVEVVLFPEVWRRAEQLVAKGALLAVRAKVQQQDEDYKLLAHEAVPLEPHAVAALAQRSRQRRRPELAGDGGSSAGPKGRDSMGSSGSSGSQRSASVYGANRPAVARPSVDASSGHPSTRDELGAQQEVLRQAQHTAQQESSHKTQQRPTGRDAERGRVAESPGASSSAQPRSATQRVYIKITADRERPELLQELQQLIQSQPGPLPTVLFYEREQQLRALSAAYAIKPSPELFRRIEAICGAGTVRVK; the protein is encoded by the coding sequence ATGAACGGATTCGTGCATTTGCACGTTCACAGTGAATACAGTTTGCTCGACGGAGCGGCGCGGATCGAAGCGCTTGCCACGCAAGCAGCTGCAAATGGAATGAAGGCGCTCGCCCTTACCGACCACGGGGTTATGTACGGGACGATCGCATTTTATAAAGCTTGTCTAAAACATGGAATTAAACCCATTATTGGAATGGAAGCTTATGTGACAGCTGGTTCTCGTCACGAACGAGCCTCGCGTAAGGAACAGCCCATCTATCATTTAATATTGCTTGCGAAGAACAAGCAAGGATATCGCAATTTGATGAAAATTTGCTCCGTTGGACACTTGGAAGGTTTTCATTACAAACCACGGGTCGACATGGAGACGCTTCAGCAGTACGGAGAAGGCATTATCTGCTTGAGTGCCTGTTTAGGAGGCGAAGTGTCGCAGCACGTCCTGCACGATCGTTTGGACGAGGCACGTGCTGCGGCTGAGCGATACCGTGACATTTTTAAGGATGGATTTTACCTTGAATTGCAAGATCATCATTTGCCTGAGCAGAAAAAAGTGAACATCGGCCTTATCGCGCTAAGCGAGCAGACAGGCATTCCTTTAGTCGCGACGAACGACGTGCACTATATTCGTCAAGAAGACGCGGCCATGCAAGATGTGCTCATATGTATCGGTACAGGCAAGACGGTTGAGGAAGAGGGGCGATTGCGTATTCCTACCGATCAACTGTACTTTAAATCTGGCGATGAGATGAGCGCTTTATTTAGGCATGTGCCAGAGGCGATTCTCAACACCGCGCGGATTGCGGAGCAATGCAAGGTGGAGATTGAACTTGGCGGAGCTGTGCTTCCGGCGTTCGAGCCGATTCCAGAAGGGCTGACAGCAGCCCAGTATTTGCGTCAGCTATGTGAAGCAGGGCTTCACAACCGCTATGCGCATGTAAGCGAGTGGCAGGATGCAGCCTTTCAAGAGAGCGCGTGGCAACGTTTGCACTACGAGTTGGATACGATTGTGAATATGGGCTTTGCGGACTATTTTTTAATCGTATGGGACTTTATTCGCTATGCCCATGAGCAAGGCATTATGACAGGTCCTGGACGTGGATCATCCGCAGGTAGTCTTGTTGCGTATACATTGCGCATTACGAACGTCGATCCGCTGAAATACAATTTGTTGTTTGAGCGCTTCCTTAATCCAGAGCGAATTACGATGCCAGATATCGATATTGACTTTAACGACGAGCGGCGCGATGAGGTCATTGCTTATGTCGCTGACAAATACGGCCATGACCGCGTAGCGCAAATTATTACGTTCGGCACAATGGCTGCACGTGGAGCGGTGCGCGATGTAGGGCGCGTACTGAACGTGCCTTACAACGAAACGGATCGGGCTGCGAAGTTAATACCCGAGCGAATCGGCATCACGTTGGAAAAGGCGCTGCACGTAAGCACAGAACTGCGTGAATGGCGAGAGAAACAACCGCGCATACGTGAGTTGCTTGATATGGCTGTCAAGGTCGAAGGGATGCCACGCCACGCTTCCACGCATGCGGCTGGAGTCGTTATCAGTCAAGAGCCGCTGACGCACTACGTGCCTTTGCAGGCCGCTTCCGAGCGTTCCACGCTCACGCAATATTCGATGGAGCATTTAGAAGCGATCGGCATGCTTAAAATGGATTTTCTTGGTTTGCGCACACTTTCGATTATCGAGCGCACGCTCGGTTGGATCGAAGAGCGTACTGGTCAGGCGCTCGATTTGAATGCGGTGGACGATGCAGATGAGCAGACGTATACCTTGCTAGGACGTGGCGAAACGACCGGGCTGTTCCAATTGGAATCGGCAGGGGTGCGGCGTGTTTTACGTGAAATGAAGCCTAACTCATTCGAGGACATCGTCTCCGTTCTAGCGCTCTATCGCCCAGGTCCGATGGAATTTATTCCGAACTACATTTTGAGTAAACACGGCAAACAGGCAGTTGAATACCCACATCCGGATCTGGAACCGATTTTGCGTGACACGTACGGCATTATTGTATACCAAGAGCAAATTATGCAAATTGCCTCGCGTATGGCCGGATTTTCACTCGGTGAAGCGGATTTATTGCGACGAGCTGTATCGAAAAAGAAACGCGAAGTGCTTGATCAAGAGCGTGAGCATTTTGTGCAAGGAAGCTTGGCGCAAGGATATGCGGAGGCGGAAGCTAATCATGTGTATGACATGATCGTTCGCTTTGCGGACTACGGTTTCCCGCGTGCGCATGCGGCTGCTTACGGTGTGCTGGCGTTTCAAACCGCATTTTTGAAGACTCACTATCCGACTCCATTTATGGCGTCGATGTTAACGGCCAATATGGGCAATCATCGCAAGGTGGCTGAATACATTGAGGATTGTCGCAAGCAAGGCATTCGATTGCTGCCGCCTGATGTGAACGAGAGTAAAGTCACGTTTACGCCTGTTGACGGCGCGATCCGGTTTGGACTTGGAGCGATTAAAAATGTCGGTACACTTGCGATTGAGAGTATGCTGCGTGAACGGGAGCAGAAGCCGTTTATGGACTTGCTCGATTTTTGCAAGCGGGTTGATCTACGTGTCTGCAATCGACGTGTAATTGAATCGCTTATTCAAGCTGGCGCATTCGATTCGCTACCTGGTCACCGGGCGCAGTTGCTCGCGGTGTTGGATGAATCGTTGGAGGCGGCTGCGAAGTGGCGCAAGGAACGTGAAGATTTGCAAATTCAATTCTTGGGCTTGGACGAGGTGAACAACTGGACGGTTGAGCTGCCCAACGTTCAGCCATTTACTATGGCCCAACAATTGGAGTTGGAGCGCGACTTACTCGGTTTATATTTGTCAGGGCACCCACTGGATGATTATGTGGCGCTATTGGCTGAAATAGACACCGATCAGCTCGTTGATTTGCATGACGCTGCTGATGAAAGCGAGTGTGTCGTAGCAGGTATGGTGGTGTCGATCCGCTCGATTGTTACAAAAGCAGGAAAACCGATGGCTTTTGTCGAAATTGAAGATCGAATTGAACGTGTGGAAGTAGTTCTGTTTCCAGAGGTGTGGCGACGTGCGGAACAACTCGTTGCCAAAGGAGCCTTGCTTGCTGTTCGGGCTAAAGTCCAGCAACAGGACGAGGACTACAAGCTACTGGCACATGAGGCGGTGCCGTTGGAGCCGCACGCCGTTGCTGCGCTTGCACAGCGATCCCGCCAGCGTCGTCGTCCGGAACTGGCAGGTGACGGTGGCTCGTCGGCTGGCCCTAAGGGCCGCGACAGCATGGGCAGCTCTGGCAGCTCTGGCAGTCAGCGTAGCGCGAGCGTGTATGGCGCTAATCGTCCAGCTGTGGCTCGTCCAAGCGTGGATGCCAGCTCTGGACATCCTTCAACACGAGACGAGCTAGGCGCTCAGCAGGAGGTTTTACGTCAGGCACAGCACACGGCGCAGCAGGAGAGCTCGCATAAGACGCAGCAGAGGCCAACAGGTCGTGATGCGGAGCGAGGGAGAGTGGCGGAGTCGCCAGGCGCTTCCTCGTCTGCGCAGCCGCGTTCTGCAACGCAGCGCGTGTATATCAAGATAACGGCTGACCGTGAACGTCCAGAGCTGCTCCAAGAGCTGCAACAGCTTATCCAATCCCAGCCTGGGCCGCTGCCGACCGTGCTGTTTTACGAGCGTGAGCAGCAGTTGCGGGCGCTAAGTGCCGCATATGCGATCAAGCCTTCGCCGGAATTATTCCGCCGGATTGAGGCCATATGCGGCGCTGGGACCGTGCGAGTGAAGTAA
- a CDS encoding phosphatidylglycerophosphatase A family protein encodes MTYDDCVELLQRRGVTLTSISEIVYQLQHPYNAVLKQEDCLDSVKAILRKREVQYTLLTGITLDILAEQQLLPEPLQSIMEADESLYGVDETLALGITNMFGTIALTSFGYLDKAKVGIIQQLNNKGDHVHVFLDDLVAGLAAAASARIAHHDVNARQYDVSENIDEV; translated from the coding sequence ATGACTTACGATGATTGCGTGGAGTTGCTTCAGCGGCGTGGGGTGACACTGACGTCTATTTCCGAGATCGTCTATCAACTCCAGCATCCGTACAACGCTGTTCTCAAACAGGAGGACTGTTTAGACAGTGTTAAGGCGATTTTGCGCAAACGTGAAGTTCAGTACACGCTTCTAACAGGCATTACCTTAGATATATTGGCGGAACAACAGCTGTTGCCTGAACCGCTACAATCGATCATGGAAGCGGACGAGTCTTTGTATGGCGTAGACGAGACGCTTGCACTAGGAATTACCAATATGTTTGGTACCATTGCGCTTACTAGCTTTGGTTATTTAGACAAAGCTAAAGTTGGCATAATTCAACAACTAAATAATAAAGGCGACCATGTACACGTATTTCTCGACGATCTCGTAGCTGGGCTTGCAGCAGCTGCATCCGCACGAATTGCTCACCACGATGTGAATGCTCGTCAGTATGATGTGTCTGAAAATATTGACGAGGTCTGA
- a CDS encoding glutamate decarboxylase, with product MWTVIYIAPTAKIADMIQLRLTEEGFLIQVRPVHLSKQQFEILVPSGEVEEVQEVLNSILHA from the coding sequence ATGTGGACAGTTATCTACATCGCACCGACTGCCAAAATCGCAGACATGATTCAGTTGAGACTGACGGAAGAAGGGTTTCTTATTCAAGTGCGCCCTGTTCATCTTTCTAAACAACAATTTGAAATACTTGTTCCTTCCGGAGAAGTGGAAGAGGTTCAAGAGGTGCTCAACTCGATTTTGCATGCATAA
- the accD gene encoding acetyl-CoA carboxylase, carboxyltransferase subunit beta encodes MFKDLFQKKKKYATVPSVRDDRPKREIPEGLMHKCAKCGTIQYHKELEKNLKVCSNCGHHMRLNALERIELTLDEGRFFEYDSNLVSVDPLEFPGYAQKLKQQLSKSPLNEAVVTGEGTIGGYPVVVAVMSFDFFSGSMGSAVGEKVTRAIEIALQKQYPLIIFSTSGGARMQESILSLMQMAKTSAALAKFHDAGGLYISVFTDPTMGGVSASFAMLGDINIAEPGALVGFAGRIVIEQTIRQKLPDEFQTAEFNLKHGQIDLVVPRKDLRQTLSKLLDLHTVKGEVSHGG; translated from the coding sequence GTGTTCAAAGACTTATTTCAGAAAAAGAAAAAGTATGCAACTGTACCGTCTGTACGTGATGACCGTCCTAAGCGCGAGATACCCGAGGGCTTAATGCACAAATGCGCCAAATGCGGTACGATTCAATATCATAAGGAATTAGAAAAAAACTTGAAAGTATGCTCCAATTGCGGTCATCACATGCGATTAAACGCTCTCGAGCGTATCGAATTGACATTGGATGAAGGCCGCTTCTTTGAATATGACAGCAATCTCGTTTCTGTCGATCCGCTTGAATTTCCAGGCTATGCACAGAAACTGAAACAGCAGCTCTCGAAGTCTCCACTGAACGAAGCTGTAGTGACAGGAGAAGGCACGATTGGCGGCTATCCTGTCGTTGTCGCGGTAATGAGCTTTGACTTTTTCAGCGGAAGTATGGGATCTGCGGTAGGGGAGAAAGTTACCCGTGCCATTGAGATCGCCTTACAGAAGCAGTATCCGCTTATTATTTTCTCCACATCAGGTGGGGCACGTATGCAGGAAAGTATTTTAAGCTTAATGCAAATGGCGAAGACGAGCGCTGCACTCGCGAAGTTTCACGATGCAGGCGGCTTATACATATCTGTCTTTACAGATCCGACTATGGGTGGTGTATCAGCTAGCTTTGCTATGCTTGGCGATATTAATATTGCTGAGCCGGGAGCACTCGTTGGTTTCGCAGGTCGAATCGTAATTGAACAGACGATTCGTCAGAAGTTGCCGGATGAATTCCAGACGGCTGAATTTAACTTGAAGCACGGGCAAATTGATCTCGTTGTACCTCGTAAAGACTTACGTCAAACGTTGTCAAAGTTGCTCGACTTGCATACGGTAAAAGGAGAGGTGTCGCATGGCGGGTGA
- a CDS encoding acetyl-CoA carboxylase carboxyltransferase subunit alpha, translated as MAGELPFEKPLVELKQKIDELKKFGDEKSIDFTEEIARLEERYARLAAEIYTSISPSQKMHLARHHQRPTTLDLVQHIFTDFVELHGDRLFGDDLAIVGGLARLNGVAVTVIGHQRGKDTKDNIARFFGSPHPEGFRKALRLMQQADKFKRPIITFIDTKGAYPGNTAEERGQSEAIARNLRDMAMLGVPIICVVIGEGGSGGALALGVGNRVLMLEHAIYSVISPNGAASILWKDASKADQAAEAMKITAADLKEMGIIEEVIPEPQGGAHKNIPEAAEHIKTALWGQLVELLALNADELREDRYNKFRKIGAFTELDSM; from the coding sequence ATGGCGGGTGAACTTCCGTTTGAGAAGCCTTTAGTAGAGTTAAAGCAGAAAATTGACGAACTAAAAAAGTTCGGGGATGAGAAAAGTATTGACTTTACTGAAGAGATTGCCCGTTTGGAAGAGCGTTATGCCAGGCTGGCCGCTGAAATATACACCAGTATTTCTCCTTCACAAAAAATGCATCTGGCAAGACATCACCAGCGTCCAACGACGTTAGATTTGGTGCAGCATATTTTTACCGATTTTGTTGAATTGCACGGTGATCGTTTATTTGGAGACGATTTAGCGATTGTAGGTGGGCTTGCACGACTAAATGGAGTCGCGGTTACCGTTATCGGTCATCAAAGAGGTAAAGATACGAAAGATAATATCGCCCGCTTTTTTGGAAGTCCTCACCCTGAAGGTTTCCGTAAGGCACTTCGACTTATGCAGCAAGCAGACAAGTTTAAGCGTCCGATCATCACTTTTATCGATACGAAAGGTGCTTATCCAGGCAATACTGCGGAAGAACGCGGCCAATCTGAAGCGATTGCGCGCAATTTACGCGATATGGCTATGCTTGGTGTTCCTATCATTTGCGTCGTTATTGGTGAGGGCGGTAGCGGAGGAGCGTTAGCCTTAGGAGTGGGCAATCGCGTACTCATGCTGGAGCACGCTATCTATTCAGTCATTTCGCCAAACGGAGCTGCTTCGATTTTGTGGAAAGATGCTTCGAAGGCGGATCAAGCGGCAGAAGCGATGAAGATCACAGCTGCCGATTTGAAGGAAATGGGAATTATTGAAGAAGTTATTCCTGAACCTCAAGGTGGAGCACACAAGAACATTCCAGAGGCTGCCGAGCATATCAAGACAGCGCTATGGGGTCAATTGGTGGAGCTGTTGGCGCTGAATGCGGACGAGCTGCGTGAAGACCGATACAATAAGTTCCGTAAAATCGGTGCTTTTACCGAGCTGGATAGTATGTAA
- the pyk gene encoding pyruvate kinase, which translates to MRKTKIVCTIGPSSESLENIKKVILAGMNVSRLNFSHGDYEEHGNRIKTIRQACGEMNKTVAILLDTKGPEIRTGKLAVEPIDLVEDEYITLTTEEILGDKDRISVSYENLPRDVEVGSTILIDDGLIGLTVVDIQGTEIKCKIVNGGTIKSRKGVNVPGVKISLPGITEKDANDIRFGIEQNVDFIAASFVRKASDVMEIRNLLKEHNAEHIQIISKIENQEGVDNLDEILEVSDGLMVARGDLGVEIPAEEVPLVQKRMIEKCNRAGKPVITATQMLDSMQRNPRPTRAEASDVANAIFDGTDAIMLSGETAAGKYPVESVLTMSRIAEKAESALDYREIFLKQSSKQQPSVTDAISQAVANTALDLNAKAIISSTQTGHTARMVSKFRPKAPIIAATPSEQVMRGLSLTWGVVPVKSEQAASTDEMFAIAEQGGVKSGLVSQGDLVVITAGVPIGCAGSTNLIKVSQIGGNC; encoded by the coding sequence ATGCGTAAAACCAAAATTGTTTGTACTATCGGACCTTCTAGCGAATCTTTGGAGAACATCAAGAAAGTAATCTTGGCGGGTATGAACGTTTCCCGTTTGAACTTCTCTCATGGTGATTACGAAGAGCACGGTAACCGTATCAAAACGATCCGCCAAGCTTGCGGAGAAATGAACAAAACAGTCGCGATCTTGCTTGACACAAAAGGTCCAGAAATCCGTACTGGTAAATTGGCTGTAGAGCCGATTGACCTTGTTGAAGATGAGTACATCACTTTGACGACGGAAGAAATCTTGGGCGACAAAGATCGTATCTCGGTATCTTATGAGAACTTGCCACGTGATGTAGAAGTCGGTTCGACTATTCTTATCGATGACGGCTTGATCGGATTGACTGTTGTTGACATTCAAGGCACAGAAATCAAGTGCAAAATTGTTAACGGCGGCACAATTAAGAGCCGTAAAGGTGTTAACGTTCCAGGTGTTAAAATTTCTCTTCCAGGTATCACAGAGAAAGATGCGAATGATATCCGTTTCGGTATCGAGCAAAATGTTGACTTTATTGCAGCATCTTTTGTTCGTAAAGCAAGCGACGTTATGGAAATTCGCAACTTGTTGAAAGAGCATAACGCTGAGCACATTCAAATCATTTCCAAAATCGAAAACCAAGAAGGCGTAGACAACTTGGATGAAATTTTGGAAGTTTCCGACGGTCTTATGGTTGCACGTGGTGACCTTGGCGTTGAAATTCCAGCTGAGGAAGTTCCACTCGTGCAAAAACGTATGATCGAAAAATGTAATCGTGCAGGCAAGCCAGTTATCACGGCTACTCAAATGCTTGATTCCATGCAACGTAACCCACGCCCTACGCGTGCGGAAGCGAGTGACGTGGCTAACGCAATCTTCGACGGTACAGATGCAATCATGTTGTCTGGTGAAACGGCTGCGGGTAAATACCCAGTTGAGTCCGTATTGACAATGTCCCGTATCGCTGAAAAAGCGGAATCCGCATTGGACTACCGTGAAATTTTCTTGAAGCAAAGCAGCAAGCAGCAACCAAGCGTTACAGATGCAATTAGCCAAGCTGTTGCGAACACAGCACTTGATTTGAATGCGAAAGCGATTATCAGCTCTACGCAAACAGGTCATACAGCGCGTATGGTATCTAAATTCCGTCCTAAAGCACCTATTATCGCTGCAACACCGTCTGAGCAAGTTATGCGTGGCTTGTCCTTGACTTGGGGTGTAGTACCTGTTAAGAGCGAGCAAGCGGCTTCTACAGACGAAATGTTTGCAATTGCAGAACAAGGCGGCGTTAAATCGGGCCTCGTTTCCCAAGGTGACTTGGTTGTGATTACAGCGGGCGTACCAATTGGCTGCGCAGGCTCCACAAACTTGATTAAAGTAAGCCAAATTGGCGGCAACTGCTAA
- a CDS encoding acyl-CoA thioesterase gives MDIIVHKLTADTSWHGHVLRVRYQETDRMNVVFHGNYVTWFEVGRTEWLRGRGHTYKQLEAQGLLLPVTDLQAQFKKPAMYDDIVIIFTKLLDATPLRVQFQSCACRVSEAEAERLETQMWFAEPFGERLVEGGTTHVWLSTDWRPIRLDRTAPDIWALLNQV, from the coding sequence GTGGATATCATCGTACACAAGCTAACAGCGGATACGTCTTGGCATGGTCATGTGCTGCGTGTTCGATACCAAGAGACAGATCGAATGAATGTCGTGTTTCATGGCAATTATGTTACATGGTTTGAGGTAGGTCGGACCGAATGGCTACGCGGTCGGGGCCATACGTACAAACAGTTGGAAGCGCAAGGGTTACTGTTGCCCGTTACGGATTTGCAGGCACAGTTTAAAAAGCCTGCGATGTATGATGATATCGTGATCATTTTTACAAAATTATTGGATGCTACGCCGTTGCGTGTTCAATTCCAGTCATGTGCATGTCGAGTTAGCGAAGCTGAAGCAGAGCGATTAGAGACGCAAATGTGGTTCGCTGAGCCATTTGGGGAACGCTTAGTTGAAGGTGGGACAACGCATGTATGGTTAAGCACGGATTGGCGTCCGATCAGGCTTGATCGGACTGCTCCAGACATCTGGGCATTATTAAATCAGGTGTAA
- a CDS encoding FxsA family protein → MWVLLLLLLIPALEIYGFILMSGWVGGWNTFLLILLTGIIGAIVARYEAKQVWGEAQRQMQTGQIPGRAVIDGLCILAGGVLLLTPGFFTDVIGFTLVFPLTRPIYRHYLLKWLEKKMRDGNTVTFRRF, encoded by the coding sequence ATGTGGGTGTTACTGTTGCTATTATTAATTCCAGCGCTTGAAATTTACGGATTTATATTGATGAGTGGTTGGGTAGGTGGATGGAATACATTCCTCCTTATCTTACTGACGGGTATCATTGGTGCCATCGTTGCGCGGTATGAGGCCAAGCAAGTATGGGGAGAAGCGCAGCGTCAGATGCAGACAGGGCAAATACCAGGCAGAGCGGTGATTGATGGGCTATGCATTTTGGCTGGTGGGGTATTGTTGCTTACACCCGGGTTTTTTACGGATGTAATAGGATTCACGCTTGTATTCCCGCTTACACGCCCGATTTACCGCCATTACTTGCTTAAATGGCTCGAAAAGAAAATGAGAGACGGGAACACGGTGACGTTTCGTCGTTTCTAA
- a CDS encoding endonuclease MutS2, with protein sequence MNMQQKSYVRLEYDKVKMELMHYVLSYVGRQHVEQLEPSDSLNEVRKSLDDTAEATELLQSGASVPLPSMEGMEHIMSLVGTGYMFVERDFMSINTFLNSCDQLKRYMASRAERFPRFSTHAASMQDTSTLKSEIERCIQRGRVLDSASKELAKARKKMAATKDKIHKRLNQIMSRHRSILQENLVSMRGNRYVLPVIKSHHKQIPGAILDESSSGQTVYVEPHEIGALIVEMNMLAADEAREEAKILSYLTELVDKDESKLRQHVEITGMYDFIIAKAKYAQTMEGQNVELNLAGVILIRQGKHPLLHEKMNPLNIAIGGQYRSLIITGPNTGGKTIALKTVGLLTLMVQSGLLVPVQPGSQFAIFSKVMAVIGDEQSIEQSLSTFSAHMKGIIDILETADSSTLMLVDEMAAGTDPGEGIALSIAIMEQMYNQGAVSFVTTHFNELKTFAARTDGFENARMEFNAETLQPLYQLTIGEAGRSYALIIAQKLGIDDLIVKRAQQLIQAQ encoded by the coding sequence ATGAACATGCAACAAAAAAGCTACGTACGCTTAGAGTACGACAAAGTCAAAATGGAACTGATGCACTACGTCCTTTCCTATGTTGGTAGACAGCATGTCGAGCAACTTGAACCTTCAGACAGCTTGAATGAGGTCCGTAAATCGCTCGATGACACAGCAGAGGCAACTGAATTGCTGCAAAGTGGCGCAAGCGTCCCCTTGCCATCTATGGAAGGAATGGAGCACATCATGTCCCTCGTTGGGACAGGGTACATGTTCGTTGAGCGGGACTTTATGTCTATTAATACGTTTTTAAACAGCTGTGATCAGCTTAAAAGATATATGGCCTCTAGAGCAGAGCGGTTCCCGCGTTTCAGCACTCACGCGGCTTCCATGCAAGATACAAGTACATTAAAAAGCGAAATTGAACGCTGTATTCAGCGTGGACGTGTGCTTGATTCAGCAAGTAAAGAATTAGCCAAAGCACGTAAAAAAATGGCGGCCACTAAAGATAAAATTCATAAGCGACTCAATCAAATCATGTCTCGACACCGCTCCATTTTACAAGAAAACTTAGTTAGCATGCGAGGCAATCGCTATGTGCTTCCTGTTATAAAGTCGCACCACAAGCAAATTCCAGGCGCGATACTGGACGAATCGTCCAGTGGTCAAACGGTCTATGTCGAGCCTCATGAAATTGGTGCCTTGATCGTCGAAATGAATATGCTCGCAGCTGATGAAGCGAGAGAAGAAGCAAAAATATTGAGCTACTTGACTGAACTCGTTGATAAAGATGAGAGCAAACTGCGCCAACATGTTGAGATTACAGGCATGTACGATTTTATTATCGCCAAAGCGAAGTATGCACAGACCATGGAGGGCCAAAACGTAGAGCTAAATCTGGCAGGCGTCATTCTCATTCGCCAAGGCAAGCATCCGCTGCTGCATGAGAAGATGAATCCCTTAAACATTGCGATTGGCGGGCAGTATCGATCGCTTATTATAACGGGACCGAATACAGGAGGGAAAACAATTGCCTTAAAAACAGTCGGACTGCTTACGCTAATGGTTCAGTCCGGCCTACTAGTACCTGTGCAGCCCGGAAGCCAGTTCGCGATTTTTTCGAAGGTCATGGCCGTTATAGGTGATGAGCAAAGCATTGAGCAATCGCTAAGTACCTTTTCAGCTCATATGAAAGGCATTATTGATATCCTTGAAACTGCCGATTCCTCTACACTAATGCTTGTAGATGAAATGGCAGCTGGAACTGACCCTGGAGAAGGGATCGCTTTATCCATAGCGATCATGGAACAAATGTACAATCAAGGAGCCGTTTCGTTCGTGACGACTCACTTCAATGAATTAAAAACTTTCGCGGCGCGGACGGACGGATTTGAAAACGCCCGCATGGAGTTCAATGCCGAGACGCTACAGCCGCTATATCAGCTTACGATTGGCGAAGCCGGCAGAAGCTATGCGCTCATTATTGCACAGAAGCTCGGCATTGACGACCTGATTGTGAAGCGTGCGCAACAACTTATTCAAGCACAATAA